A DNA window from Bacteroides cellulosilyticus contains the following coding sequences:
- a CDS encoding bifunctional 3,4-dihydroxy-2-butanone-4-phosphate synthase/GTP cyclohydrolase II, translating to MEKVKLDTIEEAIEDFKAGNFVIVVDDEDRENEGDLIIAAEKITPEKVNFMLKHARGVLCAPVTVSRCKELDLPHQVSDNTSVLGTPFTVTIDKLEGCTTGVSAADRAATIQALADPASTPATFGRPGHINPLYAQEKGVLRRAGHTEATIDMARMAGLYPAGALMEIMNEDGSMARLPELRKMADEFNLKLISIRDMIAYRLKQESIVEEGVEVDMPTEHGHFRLIPFRQKSNGLEHVALFRGTWEQDEPILVRVHSSCATGDIFGSKRCDCGEQLHKAMEMINKAGKGVVVYLNQEGRGIGLMEKMKAYKLQEDGLDTVDANICLGHLADERDYGVGAQILRELGVHKMRLMTNNPVKRVGLEAYGLEITEIVPIETTPNQYNERYLRTKKERMGHTLHFNK from the coding sequence ATGGAAAAAGTGAAATTAGATACAATAGAAGAGGCGATTGAAGACTTCAAGGCTGGTAACTTTGTGATTGTGGTGGATGATGAAGACCGTGAAAACGAGGGTGACTTGATTATCGCTGCGGAGAAAATAACTCCTGAGAAGGTAAACTTTATGTTGAAGCATGCACGTGGTGTGCTTTGTGCGCCGGTTACCGTGTCACGCTGTAAAGAATTAGATTTGCCTCATCAGGTCAGTGACAATACTTCCGTATTGGGCACCCCTTTTACGGTGACTATCGATAAATTGGAAGGTTGTACTACCGGCGTTTCTGCTGCCGACCGTGCAGCTACCATTCAGGCGCTTGCCGATCCGGCTTCTACTCCGGCAACCTTCGGACGTCCGGGACACATCAATCCCTTGTATGCTCAGGAAAAAGGTGTATTACGTCGTGCCGGACATACAGAAGCTACGATTGATATGGCCCGTATGGCAGGTCTTTATCCTGCGGGTGCACTTATGGAAATCATGAATGAAGATGGATCAATGGCTCGTCTGCCCGAATTGCGTAAGATGGCTGACGAATTTAACCTGAAGCTGATTTCTATCCGTGACATGATTGCCTATCGCCTGAAACAAGAATCCATTGTGGAAGAAGGTGTAGAAGTAGATATGCCTACCGAACACGGACATTTCCGATTGATCCCTTTCCGTCAGAAATCTAACGGTCTGGAGCACGTGGCTCTGTTCAGAGGTACGTGGGAGCAAGATGAGCCGATTCTGGTACGTGTGCATTCCTCTTGTGCCACAGGAGATATATTTGGCTCCAAGCGTTGCGACTGCGGCGAACAACTGCATAAGGCTATGGAAATGATTAATAAAGCCGGTAAAGGAGTAGTTGTTTATCTGAACCAGGAAGGGCGTGGTATTGGTTTGATGGAGAAGATGAAAGCGTATAAGTTGCAGGAAGACGGACTGGATACGGTGGATGCCAACATCTGTCTGGGACACCTGGCTGATGAGCGTGATTATGGTGTAGGTGCTCAGATTCTGCGTGAATTGGGTGTACACAAAATGAGACTGATGACAAATAATCCTGTGAAGCGTGTGGGGCTGGAGGCTTATGGACTGGAGATTACAGAGATTGTTCCTATTGAAACTACCCCGAATCAGTACAATGAACGTTACCTGCGTACAAAGAAGGAACGCATGGGGCATACATTACATTTTAATAAGTAA
- a CDS encoding LptF/LptG family permease, with the protein MLRIKKLDIFILKSFCTLFMGTFFICLFIFMMQFLWKYVDEMVGKGLEMSVLAQFFFYSALTLVPASLPLAILLAALITFGNFGERFELLAMKAAGISLLKIMRPLIVFIIFICGVSFYFQNVIGPKAQTKLWTLLISMKQKSPELDIPEGVFYDEIDGYNLYVKHKNRKTGMLYDVLIYNFEKGFENAQIIKSDSGRLEMTADKQHLYLHLYSGEQFENLKSQNMNQKNVPYRREAFREKHAIIEFNSDFNMVDAGIMSNQSNSKDMAMLQAGIDSMRVQNDSVGRVYFKEAMNGTYKISADLKKADTLKIEQAHLGEYNVDSLFNVATLSQKQKIISTAVSRAESAGSDWSVKSYSMSQTDTSLRRHMTSWHEKLTLSVACLIFFFIGAPLGGIIRKGGLGMPVVVSVLIFIIYYIINNTGYKMARDGQWVVWMGMWTSTAILAPLGAFLTYKSNNDSVVLNADAYVSWFKKIVGIRSVRHLFRKEVIIHDPDYTHLPADLQALSADCRAYAEKKALKRAPNYFKLWMADSIDEEIEDINERLEKLVEEMSNTKSVHLLNALNNYPIIPVHAHLRPFRNYWLNMACGLLVPIGLFFYFRIWAFRIRLNKDMERIIKTNGDVQKIIETNLK; encoded by the coding sequence ATGCTGCGCATAAAAAAGTTAGATATATTTATATTGAAGAGCTTCTGCACGCTCTTTATGGGCACTTTTTTCATTTGCCTTTTCATTTTCATGATGCAGTTCCTATGGAAGTACGTTGATGAAATGGTGGGAAAAGGATTAGAAATGAGTGTCCTTGCACAATTTTTCTTTTATTCCGCCCTAACATTGGTGCCGGCTTCATTGCCGTTGGCTATTCTGCTGGCGGCACTTATCACTTTTGGTAATTTTGGTGAACGTTTTGAGCTGCTGGCCATGAAGGCGGCGGGTATCTCACTACTTAAGATTATGCGCCCGTTGATTGTGTTTATCATTTTCATCTGTGGCGTTTCTTTTTATTTCCAAAATGTAATAGGACCGAAGGCGCAGACTAAGTTGTGGACATTGCTAATTTCCATGAAGCAGAAATCTCCGGAATTGGATATACCGGAAGGAGTTTTCTATGACGAGATTGATGGCTATAACCTTTATGTAAAACATAAGAACCGTAAAACGGGTATGCTTTACGACGTGCTGATTTATAACTTCGAAAAGGGGTTTGAGAATGCGCAGATTATCAAGTCTGATTCTGGAAGACTGGAAATGACGGCTGATAAACAGCATTTGTATTTGCATCTTTATAGTGGTGAGCAGTTTGAAAATCTGAAATCGCAGAATATGAATCAGAAGAATGTGCCTTATCGTCGGGAAGCGTTCCGGGAGAAGCATGCTATTATTGAGTTCAATTCCGATTTTAATATGGTGGATGCCGGTATCATGAGTAATCAGTCCAACAGCAAGGATATGGCGATGCTGCAAGCGGGTATTGACTCCATGAGGGTGCAGAATGACAGTGTGGGGCGTGTCTATTTCAAGGAAGCGATGAATGGCACTTACAAGATTTCTGCTGACTTGAAGAAAGCTGATACACTGAAGATAGAGCAGGCACATTTGGGAGAATACAATGTGGACAGTCTTTTCAATGTGGCTACCTTATCACAGAAGCAGAAGATTATCTCTACTGCCGTGAGCCGTGCAGAGAGTGCGGGGAGTGATTGGAGTGTCAAGAGTTATAGTATGTCGCAGACAGATACCAGCCTTCGCCGTCATATGACGTCCTGGCATGAGAAATTAACACTTTCGGTGGCATGCCTTATCTTCTTTTTTATCGGTGCTCCGTTGGGTGGAATTATCCGTAAAGGCGGTTTAGGTATGCCGGTTGTGGTATCCGTTCTTATTTTTATTATTTACTACATTATTAATAATACGGGCTATAAAATGGCACGTGATGGACAGTGGGTTGTCTGGATGGGTATGTGGACCAGTACAGCTATCTTGGCTCCATTGGGTGCATTCCTTACTTATAAGTCCAATAATGACTCCGTGGTATTGAATGCCGATGCCTATGTGAGTTGGTTTAAGAAGATCGTCGGTATACGCAGTGTGCGCCATCTATTCCGTAAAGAGGTGATTATACACGATCCTGACTATACTCATTTGCCTGCCGACTTGCAGGCACTGTCTGCTGATTGCCGTGCGTATGCTGAAAAGAAAGCGTTGAAGCGTGCTCCCAACTATTTCAAGTTGTGGATGGCAGACTCAATCGATGAAGAAATAGAAGATATAAATGAGCGTCTTGAGAAATTAGTAGAAGAGATGTCCAATACTAAATCTGTTCATTTGCTGAATGCACTGAATAACTATCCTATTATTCCGGTTCATGCTCACTTGCGTCCTTTCCGTAATTATTGGCTGAATATGGCCTGTGGATTGTTGGTGCCGATAGGATTGTTCTTCTACTTCCGCATCTGGGCATTCCGTATCCGGTTGAATAAGGATATGGAGCGGATTATCAAGACTAATGGAGACGTTCAAAAGATAATAGAAACTAATCTGAAATAA
- a CDS encoding START-like domain-containing protein → MERQKIHREYLLNATSKSILWSAISTPTGLEGWFADRVQSDDKIVTFFWGKTERRDAEIIAVRAFSFIRFRWLDDEYEREYFELKMTNNELTNDFVLEVTDFAAADEVKDLRELWDSQVDTLRRTCGF, encoded by the coding sequence ATGGAAAGACAAAAGATTCATCGGGAATACCTCTTGAATGCAACTTCTAAAAGCATTCTTTGGTCCGCGATAAGTACCCCCACCGGTTTGGAGGGCTGGTTTGCAGACAGGGTACAGTCGGACGATAAGATTGTCACCTTCTTCTGGGGAAAGACGGAACGTCGTGACGCAGAGATTATCGCTGTGCGGGCTTTCTCTTTTATTCGCTTCCGTTGGCTGGATGATGAATATGAGCGGGAATATTTTGAATTAAAGATGACAAACAATGAACTGACTAACGATTTCGTGCTAGAAGTTACTGATTTCGCTGCGGCGGATGAGGTGAAAGATTTGCGCGAGTTATGGGACTCTCAGGTAGATACTCTGCGGAGAACGTGCGGTTTTTAG
- a CDS encoding NigD-like protein, whose translation MKINSVFSKALAVATVVATSIGFQSCLDDDDNNAYYLRYPNALVTVKEAADGAFFLQLDDKTTLLPTNVKTSPFGDKEVRALMNYSEVDEASGEYTKAVHINWIDSILTKPIAPDLGEENDKIYGTDPVEIVNDWVTLAEDGYLTLRFRTVWGGSQKHFVNLLLGQNPDNPYEVEFRHNAYGDTYGNTDDGLVAFKLDELPDTEGKTVKLKLKWKSFSGDKSAEFDYCTRKSVAPSEPAAAAVRSNLKLK comes from the coding sequence ATGAAAATTAATTCAGTATTTAGTAAAGCACTTGCCGTGGCAACAGTAGTAGCCACTTCTATAGGTTTTCAGTCCTGTCTGGACGACGACGACAATAACGCTTATTACCTGAGGTATCCTAACGCCCTTGTGACAGTGAAGGAAGCTGCCGATGGAGCATTTTTCTTGCAGTTGGATGATAAGACGACCTTATTACCGACCAATGTGAAAACCTCTCCTTTTGGAGACAAAGAGGTCAGAGCATTGATGAATTACAGTGAAGTGGACGAAGCCAGTGGTGAATACACGAAAGCTGTGCACATCAACTGGATAGACAGTATCTTGACAAAGCCTATTGCTCCGGATTTGGGAGAAGAAAATGATAAAATATATGGTACAGATCCTGTAGAAATAGTAAATGACTGGGTGACTCTCGCAGAAGATGGCTATCTGACACTTCGTTTCAGAACTGTATGGGGAGGCTCGCAGAAACATTTTGTAAACTTATTGTTAGGACAAAATCCGGATAATCCTTATGAAGTGGAGTTCCGGCATAATGCGTATGGTGATACGTATGGAAATACGGATGATGGTTTGGTTGCCTTTAAGTTAGATGAATTGCCTGATACGGAGGGTAAAACTGTTAAGTTGAAACTGAAATGGAAGTCATTCAGCGGTGATAAATCAGCCGAGTTTGATTATTGTACCCGGAAATCCGTTGCACCAAGTGAGCCCGCTGCTGCGGCTGTAAGAAGTAATTTAAAGTTGAAATAG
- a CDS encoding MBL fold metallo-hydrolase, with protein MKDIQIIMLGTGNAGVTRCYNTCFAIRTAENVLLVDAGGGNGILVQLEKAGIAIERIHDMFVTHAHTDHILGVVWVIRMVAQRMQSGKYAGVFRVYGHDKVLQVLDWICRMTLPKKIVQYLGNGIELCEVKDGETFKAGELKLQSFDIGSTKEKQYGFRTTLPNAQSLVCLGDEPYNEKNRPYVEGADWLLCEAFCLYKDRDIFKPYEKHHSTALDAGKLAEELKVKNLLLYHTEDKTLNTRKACYMEEAAQGFSGVVHVPDDLEIIDIIVN; from the coding sequence ATGAAGGATATTCAGATTATTATGTTAGGTACAGGTAATGCAGGCGTTACCAGATGCTATAATACTTGTTTCGCAATCCGGACAGCTGAAAATGTGCTGCTTGTGGATGCCGGTGGAGGAAATGGAATATTGGTTCAGTTGGAGAAAGCCGGTATCGCCATTGAACGTATTCATGATATGTTTGTGACACATGCTCATACGGATCATATATTGGGTGTGGTATGGGTAATCCGGATGGTGGCACAACGGATGCAAAGTGGAAAATATGCAGGAGTCTTCCGGGTGTATGGACATGATAAAGTATTACAAGTTCTGGATTGGATCTGCCGGATGACGTTGCCTAAGAAAATAGTACAGTATTTGGGAAATGGTATTGAACTTTGTGAGGTTAAGGACGGAGAGACATTTAAAGCAGGGGAGTTAAAACTACAATCTTTTGATATAGGATCGACTAAAGAGAAACAATATGGGTTTCGTACCACATTGCCGAATGCCCAATCGCTGGTTTGTCTTGGAGATGAACCTTATAATGAGAAGAATCGTCCTTATGTGGAAGGGGCTGACTGGTTGTTGTGCGAGGCTTTCTGTCTGTATAAAGACCGTGATATATTCAAACCTTATGAGAAACACCATAGTACGGCACTGGATGCCGGGAAGCTGGCGGAAGAACTGAAAGTGAAGAATCTGTTGTTATATCATACGGAAGATAAGACGCTGAATACGCGTAAAGCGTGTTATATGGAAGAAGCAGCTCAGGGATTTTCCGGTGTGGTACACGTGCCGGATGATTTGGAAATAATAGACATTATTGTTAATTAA
- a CDS encoding S41 family peptidase codes for MNKKLLLSLFVLIGASAWLSAADEARLLRFPATNGSEIVFSYAGDLYKVPVTGGEAQRLTSHVGYEMFPRFSPDGKTIAFTGQYDGNTEVYTIPSIGGEPQRLTYTATNARDDLGDRMGPNNIVMAWSPDGKQIVYRNRISSGFSGKLYTVNQEGGLPEIIPLPEGGFCSYSPDGKQLAYNRTMREFRTWKYYKGGMADDIWIYNPAKKSVENITNNVAQDIFPMWIGDDVFFLSDRDRTMNIFVYNTKTKQTSKITNFTEYDVKFPSASGNTIVFENGGYIYKMDAATRQPEKVNISLASDNIYARSAIKNGAKYLTAASASPDGERVVVTARGEVFNLPSTKGVTKNITRTPGAHERNAQWSPDGKYIAYISDATGETELYLQDAVEGNPVQLTKNNDTYIRSFEWSPDSKKIVYTDRQNRINLLDVASRQVTMLLQDPMGEPQDVTFSPDSKWLTYTRDADNEITVVYVYDIAGKKEYPVTDKWYNSSSPVFSTDGKYLIFSSARDFNPTYGWLEWNHVYNNMYGVYLALLSKDTPSPFIQKDAGVKSDRESEAPKAAEKTAGKKDAKQETASASLVKFDPEGITDRIVKLPLSASYYANFYSNGKKVYYWGNGGTKFFDLEGQKEETVADGAMMTVTPGSQKSLFYKDNKLYVTAIPEGAANLSTPVNMDNMSITIDYSKEWAQIFDEAWRAYRDGFYLENMHGVDWKAIKQKYSVLLPYAKTRLDLNYIIGEMIGELNCGHAYVNPGETDKPARIKTGLLGAEVSADKSGFFRLDKILPGASWSKELRSPLTEPGIEAKAGEYIVAIDGIPTNTVKNIYALLVGKADVPTEISLNSKPQLAGARKIVISPLENEYPLYHYNWVQNNLKKVDKASNGRIGYIYIPDMGPEGLNEFSRYFYPQLDKEGLIIDDRANGGGNVSPMILERLSREPYRLTMGRGTKRVGTIPDAVQVGPKVCLINKYSASDGDLFPWGFRALGLGKLIGTRTWGGIVGISGPLPYMDGTDIRVPFFTSYDAKTGQWIIENHGVDPDILIDNDPVKEWNGEDEQLNKAIEEVMKELQNRKPLPPVPAPRDFSK; via the coding sequence ATGAATAAGAAATTACTTTTATCCTTATTCGTTCTGATCGGTGCATCTGCATGGCTTTCTGCGGCAGATGAAGCACGTTTGTTGCGTTTTCCGGCCACGAACGGTAGTGAGATTGTCTTCTCGTATGCAGGCGATCTTTACAAAGTGCCTGTCACGGGAGGAGAGGCTCAACGCCTGACTTCGCATGTGGGATACGAAATGTTTCCCCGTTTCTCACCGGACGGTAAGACAATTGCCTTTACAGGCCAGTATGATGGAAATACGGAAGTGTATACCATCCCCTCCATAGGCGGCGAACCGCAACGCCTTACTTACACCGCAACCAATGCCCGTGATGACTTGGGCGACCGCATGGGACCTAATAATATCGTAATGGCATGGAGCCCCGACGGCAAACAAATCGTATATCGTAACCGCATCAGCAGTGGTTTTTCCGGCAAACTCTATACTGTTAACCAGGAAGGCGGCTTGCCCGAAATCATTCCCTTGCCGGAAGGTGGCTTCTGTAGCTACTCTCCCGACGGGAAACAACTGGCTTATAACCGCACCATGCGCGAATTCCGCACCTGGAAGTACTACAAAGGCGGTATGGCGGATGACATTTGGATATACAATCCCGCAAAGAAATCAGTGGAGAATATAACGAATAATGTTGCTCAGGATATCTTCCCCATGTGGATCGGCGATGATGTCTTTTTCCTTTCCGATCGTGATCGCACCATGAATATCTTTGTTTATAATACGAAGACAAAACAGACGTCGAAGATTACTAACTTTACCGAATATGATGTAAAGTTTCCGAGTGCTTCCGGCAATACCATTGTGTTTGAGAATGGCGGATATATCTATAAGATGGATGCTGCCACCCGTCAGCCCGAGAAAGTAAATATCAGTCTTGCTTCGGATAATATCTATGCTCGTAGCGCCATAAAGAATGGAGCTAAGTATCTGACTGCTGCCAGTGCATCTCCCGATGGAGAACGGGTGGTGGTAACTGCCCGCGGAGAGGTTTTTAATCTGCCCTCGACCAAGGGGGTGACGAAAAATATAACCCGCACTCCGGGTGCTCACGAACGTAATGCGCAATGGTCTCCTGATGGAAAATACATTGCTTATATTTCGGATGCTACCGGAGAGACCGAGCTTTATCTTCAGGATGCAGTGGAAGGCAATCCGGTGCAGCTGACCAAGAATAATGATACGTATATCCGCTCTTTCGAATGGAGTCCGGACAGTAAGAAGATTGTTTATACCGACCGTCAGAATCGTATCAATCTTCTGGATGTAGCTTCACGACAGGTGACTATGCTATTGCAGGACCCGATGGGGGAACCACAGGATGTGACTTTCTCGCCGGATAGCAAATGGCTGACCTATACCCGTGATGCAGATAATGAAATAACAGTTGTATATGTCTATGATATTGCTGGAAAGAAGGAATATCCGGTGACGGACAAGTGGTATAATTCTTCATCACCGGTATTCAGTACGGATGGTAAGTATCTGATTTTCTCATCTGCCCGCGATTTCAATCCTACATACGGCTGGTTGGAATGGAACCATGTCTATAATAATATGTATGGAGTTTATCTTGCTTTGCTCTCGAAAGATACCCCGTCACCTTTCATACAGAAAGATGCCGGAGTGAAGAGTGACAGGGAAAGTGAGGCCCCGAAGGCTGCTGAAAAGACTGCCGGAAAGAAAGACGCGAAACAGGAAACAGCTTCTGCGTCACTCGTCAAGTTTGATCCGGAAGGTATCACCGACCGTATCGTCAAGCTTCCATTGTCGGCTTCTTATTATGCTAATTTCTATTCAAACGGAAAGAAGGTATATTACTGGGGCAATGGCGGAACGAAGTTTTTTGATCTTGAAGGTCAGAAAGAAGAAACGGTTGCCGATGGTGCAATGATGACGGTTACTCCGGGTAGTCAAAAGTCTTTGTTCTACAAGGATAACAAGCTTTATGTAACCGCTATACCGGAAGGAGCGGCTAATCTGAGTACGCCTGTCAATATGGATAATATGTCCATTACGATAGATTACTCCAAGGAATGGGCACAAATCTTTGATGAGGCGTGGCGTGCTTATCGTGACGGTTTTTATCTGGAGAATATGCATGGTGTGGATTGGAAAGCAATCAAACAGAAATATTCTGTTCTGCTGCCTTATGCAAAGACGCGTCTCGACCTGAACTATATCATTGGAGAGATGATTGGTGAGCTTAACTGCGGACACGCATATGTCAATCCGGGTGAAACGGATAAACCGGCACGTATCAAGACTGGTTTGCTGGGTGCTGAGGTATCGGCAGATAAGAGCGGTTTCTTCCGTTTGGATAAGATACTTCCCGGTGCTTCCTGGAGTAAGGAACTGCGTTCTCCGCTTACTGAACCGGGTATTGAGGCTAAGGCTGGGGAATACATTGTCGCCATTGATGGCATACCGACGAATACGGTGAAGAATATCTATGCTTTACTGGTAGGAAAGGCTGATGTACCGACAGAAATCTCGTTGAACAGCAAGCCGCAATTGGCAGGTGCAAGAAAGATTGTCATCAGTCCGCTGGAAAATGAATATCCTCTTTATCATTATAACTGGGTACAGAATAACCTGAAGAAGGTGGATAAGGCATCCAATGGACGTATTGGTTATATCTATATTCCTGATATGGGCCCTGAAGGTCTGAACGAGTTCTCCCGTTATTTCTATCCGCAGCTCGACAAGGAAGGTCTGATTATAGATGATCGTGCTAATGGTGGCGGTAATGTATCTCCGATGATTCTGGAACGTTTGTCTCGCGAACCTTACCGCTTGACGATGGGACGTGGAACGAAGCGTGTCGGCACTATACCCGATGCCGTGCAAGTGGGGCCGAAGGTTTGTTTGATTAATAAATATTCTGCTTCCGACGGTGACCTCTTTCCATGGGGCTTCCGTGCATTGGGGCTTGGTAAACTAATCGGTACCCGTACCTGGGGTGGTATTGTAGGTATTAGCGGACCATTGCCTTATATGGATGGTACGGATATCCGTGTTCCTTTCTTCACCAGTTATGATGCGAAAACAGGCCAGTGGATTATTGAAAATCATGGTGTCGATCCGGATATCTTGATTGATAACGATCCTGTGAAGGAATGGAACGGTGAAGACGAACAGCTCAATAAGGCTATTGAGGAAGTAATGAAGGAGTTGCAGAACCGTAAACCATTGCCGCCTGTTCCGGCTCCAAGAGATTTCAGTAAGTAA